Part of the Anticarsia gemmatalis isolate Benzon Research Colony breed Stoneville strain chromosome 14, ilAntGemm2 primary, whole genome shotgun sequence genome, ttatttgtaaacgaACAAAATGGTAAATTCCGAGTTTTTGTCACAACAATCACAGCGTTCAATACCACGACCAATTTATTATTAGGTTTGATCCTGTCACTCTGAATCACCGTTTACACTTTAGAGTATAAGAGGGTGGTAGATAGTTCACGAATGTCAGTCAGCTATCATAGTTTGATCGGGTTCGTGATCTGAAAGTAGAAGACAACAAGAGCAAGATGTTCCGGATAATAGTGTTACTCGCTTCGATCGCCGCGTGTTACAGTCATGCAGTACTGCCATTGGTAGCGCCGGCGCATCATGGTGCTGTGGTAGCAGCGGTACCGGTGCATGGGTTCGCTGGGCATGGTCTTGGTGGACACGGTCTCGGCGGTCACGGCCTCGGCGACCACGGCCTTGGAGGACACGGCCTCGGAGGACACGGTCTTGGACATGGCCTCGGCCACGGTTTCGGAGGACTTGGCTATGCAGGATATGCCCATGGATTCGGTTATGGAGGACTCGGTCACGGTTATGGAGTTGCTGGACACGGGTTGGCTGGACATGGATTGGCTGGACATGGCTTAGTTGGTCACGGATTGGCTGGCCACGGTTTTGCTGGTCACGGATTGGCTGGACACGGCTTGGCTGGACACGGTGCCCATCATCTACTGAAGCGTTCTCCTCATATCGTTGCTCCTTTACACCACGTTGCACCTGTAGCCCATGTAGCCCACGTGGCTCCTGTTGCCCACGTAGCGCCGGTGGCATTCTCTCACCAGTCTCGTGTGGATGTGCACTCTTCGCCTGCAGTCGTTGCTACAGCAGTGGTCCAGCCAGTTGCTCCCGTGGTCCACGCTGCTCCCTTACACTTCGGCGCTGGACTCTATGGTGATGGTCACTTTGGTGATGGCGGCCACTATGGAGCGGGTCATCTCGGTGGACATTACGGCGCTGGCCATCTCGGCGGACACCTAGGCCATGGACACTACTAGTCGTCAATTAAACAATAGATTGTAATTCTGGTCTCtaagattgttattttatatgactttgcaaatatatttttgaacattacttttttgtattctttGTCTAAACACCGAACAGAAAATAACTTCTAGGTTACATTACTTCATTGAAAGCACTTTTCCTTTGAACATGTAGGTAAACTGCAATGAAATAACTACTGCATGGAAAACTCATTCACGCACAAGAATGTTGCTAGGTTTTTTGTTTGCTGCGTTTTAAAAGTCTAGCGAATATAttggacaccctgtatattttatgggcacataaaatatgtatatttattacgtGCGCATGCGTTTACGTGATCAAATAAAGGAACAAATTATGATTTCCGCGTatctaaaaaatacaatgaCTAGTCactagtttaatatatttcataacaaaaaggCAAACACaatgtaaactttatttattatattttaagacacaaaaaagaaaaaaatgttgtaactCTAGCAAGCAACCACAAGTCTACGTTTATACACTTAAGGTCCTATTTTCCTAAGGCTGCGAAATtctaattcaaaatatcctcTACTTcataaacttcgtacaaagtatttatttatttttatttgatctgTAGGCGATTTAATCATAGTATCGGTGGGTATGCTTTATTCAATCAATAGCGGCCCTTATAGAGCGGATTCGAGAAATGTAGAGTTAACGATGTCCAATCAATGTTGTTTTTTCATAGTGTGATTTTAGGCTTCGAAGAGGACATGGAGATGgcagtttttaaataatgaaagtcGAGTTAAATATCatgatgtaaaatattacagcacatcttttttttttgtatccaCAGCAAACAGTATCAGTATTTTAGAAGCACAGAAATAATATCATTGCAGTTTCAAACAGCCTCTTATTAACGaagtttttttaatgatattaaaaatattagccAAGTCGGCATTCATATAATTGAAAtcagtttaaattttaaacacagGCCGCTGCATGAGCTATAGTGATAGGCGTGTgaaaatttttaaatcaaattttgtcgattaaaattattttaatgttcagTCTgtgtattattatctattatattatatctatattcAGTGGGTATGTAAAAAACAGAGTAGATATATACAATCATTTATTCCTTGGCAGTGATAAGgttcattgtttgtttatgtagTGGTTGTTGTGGTTCCTCTCTCATGCACCTCTTAGTAGGGGTGGACGCTGAGAGCCTTGGGGTAAAGAGCGGAGTAGGGCGAGTAGGCAGACACTACGGGAGCGGCGGCGGCGTAGTGAGAGACGACGGGTGCGCCGTAGTGAGACACCACGGGGCTGGAGTAAGTGACGGCGGCGGGAGCCACGACAGAGCTGTAGGCGAGGGGAGCCACCACGGAGCGCTTGCGCAGGTGATGGAAGGGTCCCAGAGCCTTGGCGGTGTAGTGGGCGGCGCGAGCAGCGACCACCTCGGGGGTGTCGAGGGGCACGCCGTTGACGGCGTCCAGCACGACGGCGGGCTGGTGAGGAGCCTGCGACAGCGCGGCCACTCCGCCGTACACGGGAGCGCCGTACACTCCCGCGCTGTACACGGCGGGGGCACCGTGCGACACGCTGGAGCTGTACTGCGACACCGAGCTGTAGCCCGGCACCACGGAGCTGTAGCCGGGCACCATGGCGCTGTACGCCACCGGCGCCACCAGGCTCGGCTTGGCCGCCGCCATCGCCGCAACAGAGAGCAACACCACCAGCTTGAACATCGTGGTCTGTGTTGTTGTCGAAATGAGGAACTCGGATCAACTGATGCCTAACTCGCTGTGACGGATCCTTTTATATGAAGCACCGAGCAAGTACTCATTACCAAAACAAGTGTTACCTGAACAACCTTCAGAACCACAATctatactttgatatttaagcCACCCAATGCTATTATTACAACgaacaaacattttttgtcaTCTGCGATTAGCTTCCGGAACTAGTTGACAGATATCGACACATGTGAAATCTGAGGCACATACGTAATTCATTATTACTTGTAAATTCAAGTTAGATTGTACAAACACTTCAAAAGCTAACTACCTAAATTGTTTACGAGTTTTCCATTCCCTAATAAATGTAAGCAATAAGGAAATTACTTAAATTGgtgttatttaaaactaattggcCCTTTTGCGGTTTCAGAAGGCAAAAtctatttctgtttaaaattgtCATCGCATTTACTTTATAACACCACCTATAGCACCTACACTAGCTTTTCGTTAATAATTTTATCggaatttaattgtaaattttaattgtatcgGACACAGGGATACACTAGATATGTGTAAGTGAATTGCAATTTGACATTTAAGCTCTCCACTCTTACATCATAAGTAGACAAAAACTGGACGTATTTTTTACACGTATTAATGTTCCTGTTTTATAGAGCGCCGTATAGTAATTATCAGTTGGATACCTACCTTCTTGGAGCCAATCGATTCTTACACACGACAACTTAGAAACTAATCAACTTTATTGGGAATGTGTagtaaaaaatgtacctacgaGACTGTGTTTGTCGTTCCAAACATGTATGTGTAAAACTTTTTTCTGTAATGAGGAAaaatttacaatacatttattttaatcttctaGACGTCATTGATATAAACAGATAACTTCTGGGTATTTTATGTataggataaaaataaaatctttggaAGGAACAAGGATGTAGGTACTACATACTTGTCTATGGATTCTTTATGCGAATtaattgtgcaatattttgttgcataatgtaaaaaagaatatttttatattcaaaaagtGAGTGACACTTAAACCTAATCCGTTTCTTtgtgatatatgtatatcatgttacttgaaaaaaaaacttatattgtatttttctcAACACGATTACTTGCAAAACTATATCATATTAcgatctaatttaattttgaaaaataaaggtcGATAGTATTAGTATGTACTGAAGGTCTTCAACAGataatctaaatattgtaacagCACTGGAGCGTgacattatatgtataaatagttttaaataggtttattaGAGAAATCGtaataacgaaatattttaagaaaaaaaaaatactttgttttttttatttgcctcGTCTGTGGAGCGACCGGGAGCTTCATCCACGTAAAAAGTTTCTAGCGGTAAAAGTACCCTATGTGTACATCTAAGATTTAAACTGTGTGTCAAATTACAGCAAGTTTCGTTcaatagtttttgcgtgaaaaagtaacaaacaaaaatagataGTAAAATTACATACACGAATCCTCACAAAAGTTTgcacttaaaattttattttttgaaagcTTTTGATGGTTTGTATCGCAATAGCATTCAGTTATTGGGCTCAACGACACTTTTA contains:
- the LOC142978627 gene encoding uncharacterized protein LOC142978627, with the translated sequence MFKLVVLLSVAAMAAAKPSLVAPVAYSAMVPGYSSVVPGYSSVSQYSSSVSHGAPAVYSAGVYGAPVYGGVAALSQAPHQPAVVLDAVNGVPLDTPEVVAARAAHYTAKALGPFHHLRKRSVVAPLAYSSVVAPAAVTYSSPVVSHYGAPVVSHYAAAAPVVSAYSPYSALYPKALSVHPY
- the LOC142978624 gene encoding uncharacterized protein LOC142978624, with translation MFRIIVLLASIAACYSHAVLPLVAPAHHGAVVAAVPVHGFAGHGLGGHGLGGHGLGDHGLGGHGLGGHGLGHGLGHGFGGLGYAGYAHGFGYGGLGHGYGVAGHGLAGHGLAGHGLVGHGLAGHGFAGHGLAGHGLAGHGAHHLLKRSPHIVAPLHHVAPVAHVAHVAPVAHVAPVAFSHQSRVDVHSSPAVVATAVVQPVAPVVHAAPLHFGAGLYGDGHFGDGGHYGAGHLGGHYGAGHLGGHLGHGHY